In Aegilops tauschii subsp. strangulata cultivar AL8/78 chromosome 3, Aet v6.0, whole genome shotgun sequence, one genomic interval encodes:
- the LOC109766763 gene encoding protein JINGUBANG-like codes for MARECFRKAQGFKGPVASSPLKQSHKEKSVSCTISGVTDLTCLESVPAHDDATDAVAADCGVVYSASANGCVKAWEIGKAGPAGTGAHSLLTIRVPRAPNGVSWNAGAAGRRVWAAGSDVHLLGWDLYGRKWSLAFDVKAYAMAVLFLCVAGDLVCTGSADKTIGRGAIGGHEGPNKCIQASLCRASNGYMVYSSGLDKSMRVWWVPNGANGDERTMKKCVIALRDLLTIVEWRI; via the exons ATGGCCAGAGAATGTTTCAG AAAGGCCCAAGGATTCAAGGGCCCAGTTGCGTCTAGCCCATTGAAACAGAGCCACAAGGAAAAGTCAGTCTCTTGCACGATCAGCGGGGTGACCGATCTTACGTGCCTCGAGTCCGTGCCCGCCCACGACGACGCcaccgacgccgtcgccgccgactgCGGGGTTGTCTACTCCGCCTCCGCCAACGGCTGCGTTAAGGCCTGGGAGATCGGCAAGGCCGGGCCTGCCGGCACTGGTGCACACTCTCTCTTGACCATCCGCGTCCCGCGCGCGCCCAACGGCGTCTCATGGAACGCCGGCGCCGCGGGGCGGCGCGTGTGGGCAGCCGGCTCGGACGTGCACCTCCTTGGGTGGGACCTGTACGGTCGCAAGTGGAGCCTCGCGTTCGACGTGAAGGCGTACGCCATGGCCGTGCTGTTCCTGTGCGTGGCGGGCGACCTGGTGTGCACCGGCTCCGCCGACAAGACCATCGGCCGTGGCGCCATCGGAGGTCACGAGGGCCCCAATAAATGCATCCAGGCCTCCCTGTGCAGGGCCAGCAATGGCTATATGGTGTACAGCAGCGGGCTTGACAAGAGCATGAGAGTTTGGTGGGTGCCGAATGGGGCCAACGGCGACGAGCGGACGATGAAGAAGTGCGTGATTGCACTGCGTGACTTGTTGACTATCGTAGAGTGGAGGATTTGA